A portion of the Nerophis lumbriciformis linkage group LG37, RoL_Nlum_v2.1, whole genome shotgun sequence genome contains these proteins:
- the crtap gene encoding cartilage-associated protein: MAPCSPPPRLLWTLAPLLLGLASVVCQYEKYSFRSFPRHELMPLESAYKFALDQYTEEKWGDSVEYMEVSLRLYRLLRDSEAFCNLNCSSVRSRDEDKLAGFPELRAFGNVLHRAHCLKRCKHGLPAFRQAMPSRDTLEEFERREPYRYLQYAYFKSDRLAKAVSAAHTFLLKHPNDEMMQRNMAYYKSLPGAEEHLKDLETKSYETLFIRAVRAYNGDNFRTSVSDMELALRDFFKVYDECLAASEGPRNVKDFKDFYGSIADHYTEVLERKVTCESELTPVVGGFVVEKFVATMYHYLQFAYYKLKDLKNAVPCAASYMLFDPSDQVMNNNLEYYKFHKEQRGLTDDDFLPRSEAVRYYNQTTMQLEMLNFSRQHLASDDEGEVVEFIDEFLD, translated from the exons atggcGCCCTGCAGTCCCCCACCTCGGCTCCTGTGGACCTTAGCCCCGCTCCTCCTCGGCCTGGCCTCGGTGGTGTGCCAGTACGAGAAGTACAGCTTCCGGAGCTTCCCCCGACACGAGCTGATGCCGCTGGAGTCGGCCTACAAGTTCGCGCTGGACCAGTACACGGAGGAGAAGTGGGGGGACTCGGTGGAGTACATGGAGGTGTCGCTGCGTCTCTACCGCCTGCTGCGGGACAGCGAGGCCTTCTGCAACCTCAACTGCAGCTCCGTGCGCAGCCGCGACGAGGACAAGTTGGCGGGCTTCCCGGAGCTCAGGGCCTTCGGCAACGTGCTGCACCGGGCCCACTGCTTGAAGCGCTGCAAGCACGGCCTGCCCGCCTTCAGACAGGCCATGCCCAGCAGGGACACCCTGGAGGAGTTCGAGAGGAGGGAGCCCTACAGGTACCTGCAATACGCCTACTTCAAG TCGGACAGGTTAGCCAAGGCGGTGTCGGCCGCTCACACCTTCCTGCTCAAGCACCCCAATGACGAGATGATGCAGAGGAACATGGCCTACTACAAGAGCCTGCCGGGGGCCGAGGAGCACCTCAAAGACCTGGAGACCAAATCCTACGAG ACCCTCTTCATACGCGCGGTGCGGGCGTACAACGGCGACAACTTCCGCACGTCGGTGTCCGACATGGAGCTGGCGCTGCGCGACTTCTTCAAGGTCTACGACGAGTGTCTGGCGGCCTCAGAGGGACCGAGGAACGTGAAGGACTTTAAGGATTTCTACGGGTCCATCGCGG ACCACTACACGGAGGTCCTGGAGAGGAAGGTGACGTGCGAGAGCGAACTGACGCCCGTGGTCGGAGGCTTCGTGGTGGAGAAGTTTGTGGCCACCATGTACCACTACCTGCAGTTTGCCTACTACAAGC TCAAGGACCTGAAGAACGCCGTGCCGTGTGCCGCCAGCTACATGCTCTTTGACCCTTCCGACCAGGTCATGAACAACAACCTGGAGTATTACAAGTTCCACAAGGAGCAGCGGGGGCTGACGGATGACGACTTCCTTCCCAGATCG GAAGCAGTGCGCTACTACAACCAGACCACCATGCAGTTGGAGATGCTGAACTTCTCCAGACAGCACCTGGCCAGCGACGACGAG GGGGAAGTGGTGGAGTTCATAGACGAGTTTCTGGACTAA